One genomic region from Jiangella sp. DSM 45060 encodes:
- a CDS encoding amidohydrolase family protein — MRIDFHTHIWNTQLDEVDTFVQNITALGIDKAVVLPIAPYMSNQAVADLVTKADGAIVGFASVVPFAETTGIPREDPVETLAHAVNVLGLKGLKLHPLIQGFALNDPGLVPVVSAAGDLGIPVIFHTGPSNGRAGRLENGRVELLDDLAIMCPNTVLVAGHANPMSDALYLARKHPNVYLETSISWARWGALIPGLVKQVVTEAGPDKILYGSDFSLDRDQRVVDTDAVFTSSGLSAGDLELVFGGNAARLLGLS, encoded by the coding sequence TTGCGGATCGACTTCCACACCCACATCTGGAACACCCAGCTCGACGAGGTGGACACATTCGTCCAGAACATCACCGCGCTCGGGATCGACAAGGCCGTGGTGCTGCCCATCGCGCCGTACATGTCCAACCAGGCGGTCGCCGACCTCGTCACCAAGGCCGACGGCGCGATCGTCGGGTTCGCCTCCGTCGTGCCGTTCGCCGAGACCACCGGCATCCCGCGGGAGGACCCGGTCGAGACGCTGGCGCACGCCGTCAACGTGCTGGGGCTCAAGGGCCTCAAGCTGCACCCGCTGATCCAGGGGTTCGCGCTGAACGACCCCGGCCTGGTGCCGGTGGTCTCCGCCGCCGGCGACCTCGGCATCCCCGTCATCTTCCACACCGGGCCGTCGAACGGGCGTGCCGGGCGGCTGGAGAACGGGCGGGTGGAGCTGCTCGACGACCTCGCCATCATGTGCCCGAACACGGTGCTGGTCGCCGGGCACGCCAACCCGATGAGCGACGCCCTCTACCTCGCCCGCAAGCACCCGAACGTCTACCTGGAGACGTCGATCTCGTGGGCGCGGTGGGGCGCGCTGATCCCCGGCCTGGTGAAGCAGGTGGTCACCGAGGCCGGCCCGGACAAGATCCTCTACGGCAGCGACTTCTCCCTCGACCGCGACCAGCGCGTCGTCGACACCGACGCCGTCTTCACGTCGTCCGGCCTGTCCGCCGGCGACCTCGAGCTGGTCTTCGGCGGCAACGCCGCCCGGCTGCTGGGGCTGTCGTGA
- a CDS encoding succinylglutamate desuccinylase/aspartoacylase family protein, translating into MTAATLAGPAQLLDIAPGTRRLFHLPVARRASGEDLRIAVHVARGAAGDGPVLGLVGAVHGDAIFGSHIIRLAMERLDLAGLAGTVVAVPVANPVAFESGTRTTGQGWNTDMNNLNRVFPGAADGWVTQQLAAALSENVLGQLDALIDYHCGANTSINYTLVSGDSTPEQKRAFDFNRLMGCDFIYVHDVNPYSGTITGYAAEQGVLCVVAEQGGNVLPDGFDELALTRVDNYLKALGMIEGEPVLPDRQLVMRGGRTLQRVVHGGLFYPAVGIEALSAAVPGGTVLGRVVDPHSFEVLQTITAPYESSALFQMRPSFGQVNPGDYAYIIGDATQAVELPRLTDWRFPPPS; encoded by the coding sequence GTGACCGCCGCGACGCTGGCCGGGCCGGCCCAGCTGCTCGACATCGCGCCCGGCACCCGGCGGCTGTTCCATCTCCCCGTCGCCCGGCGCGCCTCGGGCGAGGACCTGCGCATCGCCGTCCACGTCGCGCGCGGCGCGGCCGGCGACGGGCCGGTCCTCGGCCTGGTGGGCGCGGTCCACGGCGACGCGATCTTCGGCTCGCACATCATCCGGCTGGCGATGGAGCGGCTCGACCTCGCCGGGCTGGCCGGCACCGTCGTCGCCGTCCCCGTCGCCAACCCGGTCGCGTTCGAGTCCGGCACCCGGACCACCGGGCAGGGCTGGAACACCGACATGAACAACCTCAACCGGGTCTTCCCCGGCGCCGCCGACGGCTGGGTGACGCAGCAGCTGGCGGCCGCGCTGTCGGAGAACGTGCTCGGCCAGCTGGACGCGCTGATCGACTACCACTGCGGCGCGAACACGTCCATCAACTACACGCTGGTCAGCGGCGACTCCACGCCGGAGCAGAAGCGGGCGTTCGACTTCAACCGGCTGATGGGCTGCGACTTCATCTACGTGCACGACGTCAACCCGTACTCCGGCACCATCACCGGCTACGCCGCCGAGCAGGGCGTGCTGTGCGTCGTCGCCGAGCAGGGCGGCAACGTGCTGCCCGACGGGTTCGACGAGCTGGCGCTGACCCGCGTCGACAACTACCTCAAGGCGCTGGGCATGATCGAAGGCGAGCCGGTGCTGCCGGACCGCCAGCTGGTCATGCGCGGCGGGCGGACGCTGCAGCGGGTGGTCCACGGCGGCCTGTTCTACCCGGCGGTCGGCATCGAGGCGCTGTCGGCGGCCGTGCCGGGCGGCACCGTCCTCGGCCGCGTCGTCGACCCGCACTCGTTCGAGGTGCTGCAGACCATCACGGCGCCGTACGAGTCGTCCGCGCTGTTCCAGATGCGGCCGTCGTTCGGCCAGGTGAACCCGGGCGACTACGCCTACATCATCGGCGACGCCACCCAGGCCGTCGAGCTGCCCCGCCTCACCGACTGGCGGTTCCCGCCGCCGTCGTGA
- a CDS encoding ABC transporter ATP-binding protein, whose amino-acid sequence MTESAAVAQGSPVEDPPVLAASGLTRTFRLRGGGGEVQALRGVDLSVGEGASVGLVGESGSGKSTLARIVAGLLRPTAGSLRLLGAEMADASERRRRALSRDVQMIFQDPRASLNPRLPIHRTVAEPLRTHGLPAGRAEVARLLDRVGLPSRVAELYPHQLSGGQCQRVGIARAIAAGPRLIVADEPVSALDVSVQAQILNLLTDLREELGTAFLFISHDLGVVRFFCSQVAVLYLGQVMEAGPTETVFAAPRHPYTQALESAAPSVRLAERRSRIVLQGDPPRPEDPPPGCSFHTRCPVRIGPVCDETEPAPHPAGDGFARCHLLTTAAGTASR is encoded by the coding sequence ATGACGGAGTCGGCGGCGGTGGCCCAGGGCAGCCCGGTGGAGGACCCGCCGGTGCTGGCGGCGTCCGGGCTGACCCGGACGTTCCGGCTGCGCGGCGGGGGCGGCGAGGTGCAGGCCCTGCGCGGCGTCGACCTCAGCGTCGGCGAGGGCGCGTCGGTCGGGCTGGTCGGCGAGAGCGGCAGCGGCAAGTCGACGTTGGCCCGCATCGTCGCCGGGCTGCTCCGGCCGACCGCCGGGTCGCTGCGGCTGCTGGGCGCTGAGATGGCCGACGCGTCCGAGCGGCGCCGCCGGGCGCTGTCGCGGGACGTGCAGATGATCTTCCAGGACCCGCGGGCGTCGCTGAACCCGCGGCTGCCGATCCACCGCACCGTCGCCGAGCCGCTGCGCACCCATGGGCTGCCGGCCGGACGGGCCGAGGTCGCGCGGCTGCTGGACCGCGTCGGGCTGCCGTCGCGGGTGGCCGAGCTGTACCCGCACCAGCTCTCCGGCGGGCAGTGCCAGCGGGTCGGCATCGCCCGGGCCATCGCCGCCGGGCCGCGGCTGATCGTCGCCGACGAGCCGGTGTCGGCGCTGGACGTCTCGGTGCAGGCGCAGATCCTCAACCTGCTCACCGACCTGCGCGAGGAGCTCGGCACCGCGTTCCTGTTCATCTCGCACGACCTCGGCGTGGTGCGGTTCTTCTGCTCGCAGGTGGCCGTGCTGTACCTCGGCCAGGTGATGGAGGCCGGGCCGACGGAGACGGTGTTCGCGGCGCCGCGGCACCCGTACACGCAGGCGCTGGAGTCGGCGGCGCCGTCGGTCCGGCTGGCGGAGCGGCGCTCCCGGATCGTCCTGCAGGGCGACCCGCCACGGCCGGAGGACCCGCCGCCGGGGTGCTCGTTCCACACCCGGTGCCCGGTGCGGATCGGCCCGGTCTGCGACGAGACCGAGCCGGCGCCGCACCCGGCCGGCGACGGGTTCGCCCGCTGCCACCTGCTCACGACGGCGGCGGGAACCGCCAGTCGGTGA
- a CDS encoding ABC transporter ATP-binding protein, with amino-acid sequence MNAPLLALDDLVVSLRSDPALRAVDGVDVTVAQGEAVALVGESGCGKSVTAYSLLGLLAPGLTARGTVTLGGTSHDLADGAGLRPLRGRDVAMIFQDPLTALNPVLPVGNQLGDVLRAHTALDRRARRARVLELLARVGIPAPDRVARSYPFELSGGMRQRVLIAMALSCEPRLLVADEPTTALDTTVQAQIMDLLRDLVRDEGMAMLFISHDLGLVAEFCQRVYVMYAGRVVETGTVERVLAAPGHPYTRALVECLATMGQGADRLATVPGSVPGIDAMPAGCRFAPRCAYAVDACRTTDPRLVDGVACLRAGELPSLRTGLVEEAR; translated from the coding sequence ATGAACGCGCCGCTGCTGGCCCTCGACGACCTCGTCGTCTCCCTGCGCTCCGACCCCGCGCTGCGCGCCGTCGACGGCGTCGACGTCACCGTCGCGCAGGGGGAGGCGGTCGCGCTGGTGGGTGAGAGCGGGTGCGGCAAGTCGGTGACGGCGTACTCGCTGCTGGGCCTGCTGGCGCCCGGGCTGACCGCCCGCGGCACCGTCACGCTCGGCGGCACGTCGCATGACCTCGCCGACGGAGCCGGACTGCGGCCGCTGCGCGGGCGGGACGTCGCGATGATCTTCCAGGACCCGCTCACCGCGCTGAACCCCGTGCTGCCGGTCGGGAACCAGCTGGGCGACGTGCTGAGGGCGCACACCGCGCTGGACCGGCGGGCGCGGCGGGCCCGGGTGCTGGAGCTGCTGGCCCGGGTCGGCATCCCGGCGCCGGACCGGGTCGCGCGGTCCTACCCGTTCGAGCTGTCCGGCGGCATGCGGCAGCGGGTGCTGATCGCGATGGCGCTGTCCTGCGAGCCGCGGCTGCTGGTGGCCGACGAGCCGACGACGGCGCTGGACACCACCGTCCAGGCGCAGATCATGGACCTGCTGCGCGACCTCGTCCGCGACGAGGGCATGGCCATGCTGTTCATCTCGCACGACCTCGGGCTGGTCGCGGAGTTCTGCCAGCGGGTCTACGTCATGTACGCCGGCCGGGTGGTCGAGACCGGGACGGTCGAGCGGGTGCTGGCCGCGCCCGGGCACCCGTACACCCGGGCGCTGGTCGAGTGCCTGGCGACGATGGGGCAGGGCGCCGACCGGCTGGCCACGGTGCCGGGCAGCGTGCCGGGCATCGACGCGATGCCGGCCGGCTGCCGGTTCGCGCCGCGCTGCGCGTACGCCGTCGACGCCTGCCGCACGACCGACCCGCGCCTGGTCGACGGCGTCGCCTGCCTGCGGGCCGGCGAGCTGCCGTCACTGCGCACCGGACTGGTGGAGGAGGCACGATGA
- a CDS encoding ABC transporter permease, which translates to MAAPDTVAPPAAEAVAAPRPSFLRRLLSSTGQRIAWAIVALLVLAAVAAPLLAPYEPNAQDLRNTLQPPGGGHLLGTDDFGRDQLSRLFYALRSSLFIGLATTAGVALIGLPVGLLAGYARGALDVVVARVIDVGLALPSLVLALGLIAAMGAGMQSTIIALVAGYAAYLARVVRSVVLQVRQEEYVESARVTGVRPWRIVLRHVLPNVLGATTVQLTLIFAFAIVGEAGLSFVGLGVQPPSASLGNMLAEGANYTLEAPALAVAPGVVIAVLLMALLFAGDGLRDAADPRRSR; encoded by the coding sequence GTGGCCGCGCCTGACACCGTCGCGCCGCCCGCCGCCGAGGCGGTGGCCGCGCCGCGTCCGTCGTTCCTCCGCCGACTGCTCAGCAGCACCGGGCAGCGGATCGCGTGGGCGATCGTCGCGCTGCTCGTGCTGGCCGCCGTCGCGGCGCCGCTGCTGGCGCCGTACGAGCCGAACGCGCAGGACCTGCGCAACACGCTGCAGCCACCCGGTGGCGGCCACCTGCTGGGCACCGACGACTTCGGCCGCGACCAGCTCAGCCGGCTGTTCTACGCGCTGCGCTCGTCGCTGTTCATCGGGCTGGCGACGACGGCCGGCGTCGCGCTGATCGGGCTGCCGGTCGGCCTGCTGGCCGGGTACGCGCGCGGCGCCCTGGACGTCGTCGTCGCCCGGGTCATCGACGTCGGGCTGGCGCTGCCGTCGCTGGTGCTGGCGCTCGGGCTGATCGCCGCGATGGGCGCCGGGATGCAGAGCACGATCATCGCGCTGGTGGCCGGCTACGCGGCGTACCTCGCGCGGGTGGTGCGCAGCGTCGTCCTGCAGGTGCGGCAGGAGGAGTACGTCGAGAGCGCCCGCGTCACCGGCGTGCGGCCGTGGCGCATCGTGCTGCGGCACGTGCTGCCCAACGTGCTCGGCGCGACGACGGTGCAGCTCACGCTGATCTTCGCGTTCGCCATCGTCGGCGAGGCCGGGCTGAGCTTCGTCGGCCTCGGCGTGCAGCCGCCGTCGGCGTCGCTGGGCAACATGCTGGCCGAGGGCGCGAACTACACCCTGGAGGCACCGGCGCTCGCGGTCGCGCCCGGCGTGGTGATCGCGGTGCTGCTGATGGCGCTGCTGTTCGCCGGCGACGGGCTGCGCGACGCCGCCGACCCGCGGAGGTCCCGATGA
- a CDS encoding ABC transporter permease has translation MAVQLTARRPARTAGRIALSLLQALVVAVGATSAVFLLMRLIPGDPARILAGPGGNVTEEQIELTRRELGLDDPLPVQYWDWISAAFRGDFGTSLVLGERVSDLLDDRLVVTAQLSAYSFLLAVALAIPLSVVAARWQGAVADRAARLVGSTGIAVPSFWLALLLIILFQGYLPIFGYVPVSESLTDHLVHMILPAVALGAGFAALVFETNRAGLVETLGSDYVRTARAFGIPEWRVYGRYALRNAFLPTLTILGIQAGALMSGALLVENAFALPGMGRLVVQGVLSRDYPVVQACILVIVVIFVAVNLLMDVVYAVVDPRVRRSRGRA, from the coding sequence TTGGCTGTCCAGCTGACGGCGCGCCGCCCGGCCCGCACGGCCGGGCGGATCGCGCTGAGCCTGTTGCAGGCCCTGGTGGTCGCCGTAGGCGCGACCTCGGCGGTCTTCCTGCTGATGCGGCTGATCCCCGGCGACCCGGCCCGGATCCTGGCCGGGCCGGGCGGCAACGTCACCGAGGAGCAGATCGAGCTGACCCGGCGCGAGCTTGGCCTGGACGACCCGCTGCCGGTGCAGTACTGGGACTGGATCAGCGCGGCGTTCCGCGGCGACTTCGGCACCTCGCTGGTGCTCGGCGAGCGGGTGTCCGACCTGCTGGACGACCGGCTGGTGGTGACGGCGCAGCTGTCGGCCTACTCGTTCCTGCTGGCCGTCGCGCTGGCCATACCGCTCAGCGTCGTGGCGGCCCGCTGGCAGGGCGCCGTCGCCGACCGGGCCGCCCGGCTGGTCGGCTCGACCGGCATCGCGGTGCCCAGCTTCTGGCTGGCGCTGCTGCTGATCATCCTGTTCCAGGGATACCTGCCGATCTTCGGCTACGTGCCGGTGTCGGAGAGCCTGACCGACCACCTGGTGCACATGATCCTGCCCGCGGTCGCGCTCGGCGCCGGGTTCGCGGCGCTGGTGTTCGAGACCAACCGGGCCGGGCTGGTCGAGACGCTCGGCTCGGACTACGTGCGCACCGCTCGGGCGTTCGGCATCCCGGAGTGGCGGGTGTACGGGCGGTACGCGCTTCGCAACGCGTTCCTGCCGACGCTGACCATCCTCGGCATCCAGGCCGGCGCACTGATGAGCGGCGCGCTGCTGGTCGAGAACGCGTTCGCGCTGCCCGGTATGGGCCGGCTGGTGGTGCAGGGCGTGCTGTCGCGCGACTACCCGGTGGTGCAGGCCTGCATCCTCGTCATCGTCGTGATCTTCGTGGCGGTCAACCTGCTGATGGACGTCGTGTACGCCGTCGTCGACCCGAGAGTGAGGCGATCGCGTGGCCGCGCCTGA
- a CDS encoding ABC transporter substrate-binding protein, with product MAEHILTRRQVLVAGAAAGALALTGCGGRGGGSRPAGAGAPSDEGTPQRGGELRIPLTQEPIAPAFDMGTRAAGSVGTAGISTLAYNGLVEVVDGEVVPQLALSWEQPEPTRYVFDLRTDAEFHDGTPFDAAAVKANFDRLMAPGSDAVNLPPFLESVTVLGSHQVEFRLAQPAAAFLGSLRRGRVMMMSPTAVEQYAQSDPFKASVGTGPYRFSEYRPGDRIGLERFDGYWAGTNHLDAITFTIIPTTSTQIQAFLNGEFDLIGVVPAQVGQVTRDPSVVIHEFVGNTFNYLTFNQARAPFDNPDVRRAFSAALDREGIAQGVYNGYAEPASGPFSPAIGDAYQDLSDVVAQSYAPDEARRWLQQSGFDTGATVRFDSFTQAPWGSEADAMTAQLQEIGLDIKLEKQDFGSWADLIYTAKDFTMFNSGQTTRTVDPDEVLYPLAHSSGDLNVFGLADPELDSLLDQARAEGDPGIRAEMYHDIARNVAENAHAAFTVWPKEIIAAGPNVKGLTFYAGGTHATEGCWLSS from the coding sequence ATGGCCGAGCACATCCTCACGAGACGGCAGGTCCTGGTCGCGGGGGCCGCCGCCGGCGCGCTCGCGCTGACCGGGTGCGGCGGCCGGGGCGGCGGATCACGTCCGGCGGGCGCGGGCGCGCCGTCCGACGAGGGCACCCCGCAGCGCGGCGGCGAGCTGCGCATCCCGCTGACGCAAGAGCCGATCGCGCCCGCATTCGACATGGGCACCCGGGCGGCCGGCTCCGTCGGCACCGCGGGCATCTCGACGCTCGCGTACAACGGGCTGGTCGAGGTGGTCGACGGCGAGGTGGTGCCGCAGCTGGCGCTCTCGTGGGAGCAGCCCGAGCCCACCCGCTACGTGTTCGACCTGCGCACCGACGCCGAGTTCCACGACGGCACCCCGTTCGACGCCGCGGCCGTCAAGGCCAACTTCGACCGGCTGATGGCGCCCGGGTCCGACGCGGTGAACCTGCCGCCGTTCCTGGAGTCGGTGACGGTGCTCGGCAGCCACCAGGTGGAGTTCCGGCTGGCCCAGCCGGCCGCCGCGTTCCTCGGGTCGCTGCGCCGCGGCCGGGTGATGATGATGTCGCCCACGGCGGTCGAGCAGTACGCGCAGAGCGACCCGTTCAAGGCCTCCGTCGGCACCGGGCCGTACCGGTTCAGCGAGTACCGGCCGGGCGACCGGATCGGGCTCGAGCGGTTCGACGGCTACTGGGCCGGGACCAACCACCTCGACGCCATCACGTTCACGATCATCCCGACCACCAGCACCCAGATCCAGGCCTTCCTCAACGGCGAGTTCGATCTCATCGGCGTCGTGCCCGCGCAGGTCGGGCAGGTCACCCGCGACCCCAGCGTCGTCATCCACGAGTTCGTCGGCAACACGTTCAACTACCTGACCTTCAACCAGGCCCGGGCGCCGTTCGACAACCCGGACGTGCGGCGCGCGTTCTCCGCCGCGCTCGACCGCGAGGGCATCGCGCAGGGCGTCTACAACGGCTACGCCGAGCCGGCCAGCGGCCCGTTCTCGCCGGCCATCGGCGACGCCTACCAGGACCTGTCCGACGTCGTCGCGCAGAGCTACGCGCCGGACGAGGCACGCCGGTGGCTGCAGCAGTCCGGCTTCGACACCGGCGCGACCGTGCGGTTCGACTCGTTCACGCAGGCGCCGTGGGGCTCCGAGGCCGACGCGATGACCGCCCAGCTGCAGGAGATCGGGCTGGACATCAAGCTGGAGAAGCAGGACTTCGGGTCGTGGGCCGACCTCATCTACACGGCCAAGGACTTCACCATGTTCAACAGCGGGCAGACCACCCGCACCGTCGACCCGGACGAGGTGCTCTACCCGCTGGCGCACTCCAGCGGCGACCTCAACGTGTTCGGCCTCGCCGACCCGGAGCTCGACTCGCTGCTGGATCAGGCCCGCGCCGAGGGCGACCCCGGCATCCGGGCCGAGATGTACCACGACATCGCCCGCAACGTCGCCGAGAACGCGCACGCCGCGTTCACCGTGTGGCCGAAGGAGATCATCGCGGCCGGCCCGAACGTCAAGGGCCTCACGTTCTACGCCGGCGGCACCCACGCGACGGAGGGGTGTTGGCTGTCCAGCTGA
- a CDS encoding GntR family transcriptional regulator has protein sequence MATETPRFDELPRTKLRDAATDQIKAQIIAGTLKPGELYSISTISDQLRVSATPVREAVLDLAKDGLVEMVRNRGFRVRVLGDKDLDDIVELRLALEVPAMERLASRRPAPDVEPLRPLARDLVRLAEEGDMVGFVAVDRQFHLAVTALLGNDRYVAMVALLRDQMRLLGLSGLEGDRQLVASAREHEQLLDLIAAGDADGTRTLMTQHLQHARGLWAGRPEEPADD, from the coding sequence ATGGCCACCGAGACCCCGCGGTTCGACGAACTGCCGCGCACGAAACTGCGCGACGCCGCGACCGACCAGATCAAGGCGCAGATCATCGCCGGCACGCTGAAGCCGGGCGAGCTCTACTCGATCAGCACCATCTCCGACCAGCTGCGGGTGTCGGCGACGCCGGTCCGCGAGGCGGTGCTCGACCTCGCCAAGGACGGCCTGGTCGAGATGGTCCGCAACCGCGGGTTCCGGGTCCGCGTCCTCGGCGACAAGGACCTCGACGACATCGTCGAGCTCCGGCTGGCGCTCGAGGTCCCGGCGATGGAGCGGCTGGCGTCGCGGCGTCCGGCTCCCGACGTCGAGCCGCTGCGGCCGCTGGCCCGCGACCTCGTCCGGCTGGCCGAGGAGGGCGACATGGTCGGCTTCGTCGCCGTCGACCGGCAGTTCCACCTCGCGGTCACGGCGCTGCTGGGCAACGACCGCTACGTCGCGATGGTGGCGCTGCTGCGCGACCAGATGCGGCTGCTGGGCCTGTCCGGGCTGGAGGGCGACCGCCAGCTGGTCGCGTCGGCGCGCGAGCACGAGCAGCTGCTCGACCTCATCGCGGCCGGCGACGCCGACGGCACCCGGACGTTGATGACCCAGCACCTGCAGCACGCCCGCGGACTCTGGGCCGGCCGGCCCGAGGAGCCGGCCGATGACTGA
- a CDS encoding ornithine cyclodeaminase family protein: protein MTDPAGPAHLDPAAVRAALTMGQAVEALGPALAAVVRGELDQPPRLVLDGGRVLVMAATHGGTGDTVVKTVSVSLDHGGRAPAIAGTVLWVDGGTGRAAFTADGAEITALRTGAVAGLATSLLAAPDARRLTVLGSGRQAAAQVDAMLAIRPIDDVTVCSRTPANAAAFADALRRRAPGLTVRTEGDADAAVAAADVVCCATSAREPLFRTSSLPGRVHVNAVGSFRSDMSELPPDLLTTASAVVVDDVAGCLDESGEVAAALRAGLDLAALRPLGELAAAPSHPAPSGRTVFKSVGCAALDWAVAARLAARVTAPLS, encoded by the coding sequence ATGACTGACCCCGCCGGCCCGGCCCACCTCGACCCCGCCGCCGTCCGCGCTGCCCTGACCATGGGCCAGGCGGTCGAGGCGCTCGGCCCGGCGCTGGCCGCGGTGGTGCGCGGCGAGCTGGACCAGCCGCCGCGGCTGGTGCTCGACGGCGGCCGGGTGCTGGTCATGGCCGCCACCCACGGCGGCACCGGCGACACCGTCGTCAAGACGGTCAGCGTCAGCCTCGACCACGGCGGCCGGGCGCCGGCCATCGCCGGCACCGTCCTGTGGGTCGACGGCGGCACCGGCCGGGCCGCGTTCACCGCCGACGGCGCCGAGATCACCGCGCTGCGCACCGGCGCCGTGGCCGGCCTCGCGACGTCGCTGCTGGCCGCGCCCGACGCCCGCCGGCTGACGGTGCTGGGCTCGGGCCGGCAGGCGGCCGCGCAGGTCGACGCGATGCTCGCGATCCGCCCGATCGACGACGTCACGGTGTGCAGCCGCACTCCCGCGAACGCCGCCGCGTTCGCCGACGCGCTGCGCCGCCGCGCCCCGGGGCTCACCGTCCGCACCGAGGGCGACGCCGACGCCGCGGTGGCCGCCGCCGACGTCGTCTGCTGCGCCACGTCGGCCCGCGAGCCGCTGTTCCGCACGTCGTCGCTGCCCGGGCGGGTGCACGTCAACGCCGTCGGCTCGTTCCGCTCGGACATGAGCGAACTGCCGCCGGACCTGCTCACCACCGCGTCCGCCGTGGTCGTCGACGACGTCGCCGGCTGCCTGGACGAGTCCGGCGAGGTGGCCGCCGCGCTGCGGGCCGGCCTCGACCTCGCGGCGCTGCGCCCGCTCGGCGAGCTGGCCGCCGCGCCGTCCCACCCCGCGCCCTCCGGCCGCACCGTCTTCAAGTCGGTCGGCTGTGCCGCCCTCGACTGGGCCGTCGCCGCCCGGCTGGCCGCCCGCGTCACCGCACCGCTGTCCTGA